The following are encoded together in the Sandaracinaceae bacterium genome:
- a CDS encoding MerR family transcriptional regulator, which translates to MTTLIRYERARRGQAPANADASFTEAELDDVEQSHPTGMNVQQIVDVFATQGRGLTEATFRKYVQLGLLPRSVRVGREGKARGSQGLYPATAVRQIDHIRRLMRQGYTIDEIQKEFLFVRGDIEALTRQMTRVYDAMERALGERAAAGEDHASSRDALSRATRLGAEWVSELEAIEARLTMRARMARAAV; encoded by the coding sequence ATGACTACCCTGATTCGATATGAGAGAGCCCGCCGAGGCCAAGCACCCGCAAACGCGGACGCCAGCTTCACCGAGGCCGAGCTGGACGACGTCGAGCAAAGTCACCCAACGGGGATGAACGTGCAGCAGATCGTGGACGTGTTCGCGACGCAGGGTCGTGGGCTCACGGAGGCCACCTTCCGCAAGTACGTCCAGCTGGGGCTCCTGCCCCGCAGCGTGCGCGTGGGTCGCGAGGGCAAGGCGCGCGGTTCGCAGGGGCTCTACCCCGCCACGGCGGTGCGCCAGATCGACCACATCCGGCGGTTGATGCGGCAGGGCTACACCATCGACGAGATCCAGAAGGAGTTTCTCTTCGTGCGCGGCGACATCGAGGCGCTCACCCGCCAGATGACCCGTGTCTACGACGCCATGGAGCGCGCGCTGGGTGAGCGTGCGGCCGCAGGCGAGGACCACGCGAGCTCACGCGATGCGCTGAGCCGTGCCACCCGGCTGGGCGCCGAGTGGGTGTCGGAGCTCGAGGCCATCGAGGCGCGCCTGACCATGCGCGCGCGGATGGCGAGAGCAGCAGTTTGA
- a CDS encoding ABC transporter permease, translating into MDPRAWRRFRRNKGALVGAALVAVITLTGVLGPLLAPHDPAEQFRETLVDDNGLPERPGTVAGHPLGGDGPLGRDELSRLLHGATVSMAVAYLATGLALLIGVGIGLLSGYFKGWLDLSTMRFVDLVLSMPFLLIAIVLQKVWVVEGTVAPLMVLCVILGGLSWTTLARVTRAKTMEASSQEYVQAARALGVSHARILVRHILPNIAGPIIALATLMVARMIIAESALSFLGLGVRPPTASWGSMLSESESLKIAAPHLLLLPATLIATAVFGFNLFGEGLRDAFDPKE; encoded by the coding sequence ATGGACCCCCGCGCGTGGCGACGATTCAGACGGAATAAAGGCGCCCTGGTCGGCGCCGCACTCGTGGCGGTCATCACGCTGACGGGCGTGCTGGGCCCGCTGCTGGCGCCGCATGACCCCGCCGAGCAGTTCCGCGAGACGCTGGTGGACGACAACGGCTTGCCCGAGCGCCCGGGCACGGTCGCGGGTCACCCCTTGGGTGGCGACGGGCCACTGGGCCGCGACGAGCTCAGCCGCTTGCTGCACGGCGCCACCGTCTCCATGGCGGTGGCCTACCTGGCCACGGGCCTGGCGCTCCTGATCGGTGTCGGCATCGGCCTGCTGAGCGGCTACTTCAAGGGCTGGCTGGACCTGAGCACCATGCGCTTCGTGGACTTGGTGCTGTCCATGCCCTTCCTGCTCATCGCCATCGTGCTGCAGAAGGTCTGGGTGGTGGAGGGCACGGTCGCGCCGCTGATGGTGCTGTGCGTCATCCTGGGCGGCCTCTCGTGGACCACGCTCGCGCGCGTGACCCGCGCCAAGACCATGGAGGCCAGCAGCCAGGAGTACGTGCAGGCCGCGCGCGCGCTGGGCGTGTCGCACGCGCGCATCCTGGTGCGGCACATCCTGCCCAACATCGCGGGGCCCATCATCGCGCTGGCCACGCTCATGGTGGCGCGCATGATCATCGCCGAGAGCGCGCTCAGCTTCTTGGGCTTGGGGGTGCGTCCGCCCACGGCCAGCTGGGGCTCCATGCTGAGCGAGAGCGAGAGCCTCAAGATCGCGGCGCCGCACCTGCTGCTGCTGCCGGCCACGCTCATCGCCACCGCCGTGTTCGGCTTCAACCTGTTCGGGGAGGGGCTGCGCGATGCCTTCGACCCGAAGGAATGA
- the glpD gene encoding glycerol-3-phosphate dehydrogenase, which translates to MAKREEMWDRLDQPVDVLVIGGGITGAGIARDAARRGLKVAVVEQRDLAYGTSSRSSKLVHGGLRYLESYEFSLVFESVSERRILMDLAPHLVNPLGFLFPVYKGARQSLFVINAGMWLYDGLSLFRSPKIHKKLKPKEVAELEPAVKQEGLKGAPLYYDCSTDDARLTIETALDAVQHGAVVATYARVESFLKDENGRIQGAVVKCQTTGQLKEVRASVVVNATGPWTDKTMAMSGTRKGNLLRPTKGVHIVVEYDKLPISHAVVCFHPTDERVLFALPWGDRTYIGTTDTDYEGDAADVSATLEDVDYLIAASNSYFPDHPVGRTDVIATWAGLRPLIAPPSAETDGEEGSEVSESKVSREHQIVVGQDGLITIAGGKLTTYRKMSGELVDTAVDLLRLMGKLPAKLSAAETDKHPLPGGVGWPADDDHAKVTALVVQAGRATLSADTARFLADTYGMRALELAKRCAADASLAAPLLPGRSEIVAQVDWALDQELAHSLSDVLTRRTQLFYKDTNQGLDCAEAIAQRMAKRLGWDDARVATELATYREDVARSRAWQQEI; encoded by the coding sequence ATGGCCAAGCGTGAAGAGATGTGGGATCGACTGGACCAGCCGGTGGACGTGCTGGTCATCGGCGGTGGCATCACGGGCGCGGGCATCGCACGCGACGCCGCCCGGCGCGGGCTCAAGGTGGCCGTGGTGGAGCAGCGCGACCTGGCCTACGGCACCAGCTCCCGCTCCAGCAAGCTGGTGCACGGCGGCCTGCGCTACCTCGAGAGCTACGAGTTCAGCCTGGTGTTCGAGTCCGTCAGCGAGCGCCGCATCCTCATGGACCTGGCGCCGCACTTGGTGAACCCGCTGGGCTTCCTGTTCCCGGTCTACAAGGGCGCGCGCCAGAGCCTCTTCGTCATCAACGCCGGCATGTGGCTGTACGACGGCCTGTCGCTGTTCCGCTCGCCCAAGATCCACAAGAAGCTCAAGCCCAAGGAGGTGGCCGAGCTCGAGCCGGCCGTGAAGCAAGAGGGCCTCAAGGGGGCGCCGCTCTACTACGACTGCTCCACCGACGACGCGCGCCTCACCATCGAGACCGCGCTCGACGCCGTGCAGCACGGCGCGGTGGTGGCCACGTATGCCCGGGTGGAGTCGTTCCTCAAGGACGAGAACGGCCGCATCCAGGGCGCCGTGGTGAAGTGCCAGACCACGGGCCAGCTCAAGGAGGTGCGCGCCAGCGTGGTGGTGAACGCCACCGGCCCGTGGACGGACAAGACCATGGCCATGAGCGGCACGCGCAAGGGGAACCTGCTGCGGCCCACCAAGGGCGTCCACATCGTGGTGGAGTACGACAAGCTGCCCATCTCGCACGCGGTGGTGTGCTTTCACCCCACGGACGAGCGCGTGCTCTTCGCGCTGCCCTGGGGCGACCGCACGTACATCGGCACCACGGACACGGACTACGAGGGCGACGCGGCCGACGTGTCGGCGACCCTCGAGGACGTGGACTACCTCATCGCCGCCAGCAACTCGTACTTCCCCGACCACCCCGTGGGGCGCACCGACGTCATCGCCACGTGGGCGGGCCTGCGCCCGCTGATTGCGCCGCCCTCGGCGGAGACCGACGGTGAAGAGGGCAGCGAGGTGAGCGAGTCCAAGGTCAGCCGCGAGCACCAGATCGTGGTGGGCCAGGACGGCCTCATCACCATCGCAGGCGGCAAGCTCACCACCTATCGCAAGATGTCGGGTGAGCTGGTGGACACCGCGGTGGACCTGCTGCGCCTGATGGGCAAGCTGCCCGCCAAGCTGAGCGCTGCCGAGACCGACAAGCACCCGCTGCCGGGCGGGGTGGGCTGGCCGGCCGACGACGACCACGCCAAGGTCACCGCGCTTGTGGTGCAGGCGGGGCGCGCCACGCTCAGCGCGGACACCGCGCGCTTTCTGGCAGACACCTATGGCATGCGCGCGCTGGAGCTGGCCAAGCGCTGTGCCGCCGACGCGTCGCTCGCTGCGCCGCTCTTGCCGGGGCGCTCCGAGATCGTGGCGCAGGTGGACTGGGCGCTCGACCAGGAGCTGGCGCACTCGCTGAGCGACGTGCTCACGCGGCGCACGCAGCTCTTCTACAAGGACACCAACCAGGGGCTCGACTGTGCCGAGGCGATTGCGCAGCGCATGGCCAAGCGCCTGGGCTGGGACGACGCGCGCGTGGCCACGGAGCTGGCCACCTACCGCGAAGACGTCGCCCGCTCGCGTGCCTGGCAGCAGGAGATCTGA
- the lnt gene encoding apolipoprotein N-acyltransferase, producing MPPGRSASFVRSLLLSGLTGGLLALAGPPLSSHWAAALLAFLFAPLLALLIRSQTPARSGLLGLAAGLGFGVISLRFAFDVLLRFAGLGTLAALPVFLLLVVLQSAPLVLALFVARLSDTSESTRLPLTLPLAIAASFGLVPVLFPWHVGHFTLPWLAWAQLAELGGLPLVDLLTAQVGCLVLGAWELRAHGQAKRAGAFALGALLLLGLPLAFGSMRLVDVAAAREQAAVLRVGVVQPDVSIRALREGMTTSARLARLETLSRDAAEQGAQVVLWPEAAYPVLVSRAALLDREAGTLRFDGPDLPHIVGAMSADLTDASGCRRWNTLVATDTSGRPSGHVDKRQRFPFAEFIPFWSWSSWLQARFECPGEQVGEGDALLSVAGAPLGLLNCYEDVGPGPARAATLAGADVLLNVSNDAWFGRSVQPELHRIVARFRAIETRRDLVRAVNTGRSGHISATGEELVVLPRHERGLFVASARRLTGTSLSVRLGNWVPPLALALLLLLALLPLARRQSARQSLESRA from the coding sequence GTGCCGCCTGGACGCTCCGCTTCGTTCGTTCGCTCGCTGCTCCTCTCGGGGCTCACGGGTGGCCTCTTGGCCCTCGCGGGCCCACCGCTCTCGTCCCACTGGGCGGCGGCGCTCCTCGCGTTCCTCTTTGCGCCACTGCTGGCGCTGCTCATCCGCAGCCAAACGCCCGCTCGCTCGGGGCTGCTGGGGCTGGCTGCGGGGCTCGGCTTCGGCGTCATCTCGCTGCGCTTCGCGTTCGACGTGCTGCTGCGCTTCGCGGGCCTCGGGACGCTCGCCGCGCTGCCCGTCTTCCTGCTCTTGGTCGTGCTGCAGTCCGCTCCGCTGGTGCTCGCGCTGTTCGTCGCGCGCCTTTCGGACACGAGTGAGTCCACCCGCCTGCCCCTGACGCTGCCGCTCGCCATCGCGGCTTCGTTCGGGCTGGTGCCCGTGCTGTTCCCCTGGCACGTGGGGCACTTCACGCTTCCGTGGCTGGCGTGGGCACAGCTGGCCGAGCTGGGCGGGCTGCCGCTGGTGGACCTGCTGACCGCGCAGGTGGGCTGCCTCGTGCTGGGTGCCTGGGAGCTTCGCGCCCACGGGCAAGCGAAGCGGGCCGGTGCGTTCGCGCTGGGGGCGCTGCTCCTGCTGGGCCTGCCGCTCGCCTTCGGCAGCATGCGCTTGGTGGACGTGGCCGCAGCCCGTGAGCAGGCGGCCGTGCTGCGCGTGGGCGTGGTGCAGCCGGACGTCTCCATTCGTGCTCTCCGTGAGGGGATGACGACCAGCGCGCGCCTCGCGCGGCTCGAGACCCTGAGTCGCGACGCCGCAGAGCAGGGGGCGCAGGTGGTGCTGTGGCCCGAGGCGGCCTACCCGGTGCTGGTCTCCCGCGCCGCGCTCCTGGACCGCGAGGCGGGGACGCTGCGCTTCGACGGCCCCGACCTGCCGCACATCGTGGGCGCCATGAGCGCAGACCTCACGGACGCGAGTGGCTGCCGGCGCTGGAACACGCTCGTGGCCACCGACACGAGCGGGCGGCCCAGCGGGCACGTGGACAAGCGCCAGCGCTTCCCCTTTGCGGAGTTCATCCCGTTCTGGTCGTGGTCTTCGTGGCTGCAGGCCCGCTTTGAGTGCCCCGGCGAGCAAGTGGGCGAGGGCGACGCGCTGCTCTCGGTGGCTGGTGCGCCGCTCGGGCTGCTGAACTGCTACGAGGACGTGGGCCCCGGGCCCGCGCGCGCCGCCACGCTCGCGGGCGCCGACGTGCTGCTCAACGTCTCGAACGACGCGTGGTTCGGGCGCTCCGTCCAGCCCGAGCTGCACCGCATCGTGGCGCGCTTCCGGGCCATCGAGACGCGACGGGATCTGGTGCGCGCCGTGAACACGGGGAGAAGTGGCCACATCAGCGCCACCGGCGAGGAGCTGGTGGTGTTGCCGCGGCACGAGCGCGGGCTCTTCGTGGCCAGCGCGCGCCGGCTCACGGGCACCAGCCTGTCGGTGCGGCTGGGCAACTGGGTGCCGCCCCTCGCGCTCGCGCTGTTGTTGCTGCTGGCCCTCTTGCCTCTGGCGCGGCGACAGTCAGCGCGGCAAAGTCTCGAATCACGGGCTTGA
- a CDS encoding DNA-binding protein, translating to MSEAAIKQVEVLAALVKETEGDKPSLSGAVRQLALSSAVAPGFGDADLDEDAVDDIDGDEEDDAERPGRRRRRNRTRARTISIRRLSKAELNRGRMLYPEEEYWRPKTRTECVDMERPCPFVSCKYHLYIDVHPVRGSIKLNFPDVDVWEMTETCSLDIADRGGITLEEVGEIMNLTRERVRQVETTGLGKLEAVKDIERLKDYVF from the coding sequence ATGAGCGAAGCAGCAATCAAGCAAGTCGAGGTGTTGGCGGCCCTCGTGAAGGAGACGGAGGGCGACAAGCCGTCTCTCTCGGGCGCCGTGCGGCAGCTCGCACTGAGCTCCGCGGTGGCCCCCGGGTTCGGCGACGCCGACCTCGATGAGGACGCGGTCGACGACATCGACGGCGACGAAGAGGACGACGCAGAGCGTCCCGGTCGTCGGCGCCGGCGCAACCGCACGCGCGCGCGCACCATCAGCATTCGGCGGCTGAGCAAAGCGGAGCTCAACCGCGGCCGCATGCTCTACCCCGAGGAAGAGTACTGGCGCCCCAAGACACGCACCGAGTGCGTGGACATGGAGCGGCCGTGCCCCTTCGTGTCGTGCAAGTACCACCTCTACATCGACGTCCACCCGGTGCGCGGCAGCATCAAGCTCAACTTCCCGGACGTGGACGTCTGGGAGATGACCGAGACGTGCTCGCTGGACATCGCGGACCGCGGCGGCATCACGCTCGAAGAGGTGGGCGAGATCATGAACCTCACGCGTGAGCGCGTGCGCCAGGTCGAGACCACCGGGCTCGGCAAGCTCGAGGCCGTGAAGGACATCGAGCGCCTCAAGGACTACGTCTTCTGA